A DNA window from Choristoneura fumiferana chromosome 24, NRCan_CFum_1, whole genome shotgun sequence contains the following coding sequences:
- the LOC141441892 gene encoding NACHT and WD repeat domain-containing protein 2 gives MFDELNEHLTFCQKSAQSTSNREITLNELKTYITGDSQVPLALIGGAGCGKATLVARAATLAPTWQQDLAVIIRFVGLTPQSSSSHQLLKSIVDQCHVLHAGTPYRGRNDVASLSAALPKLLAALGAAAARCWPWWRGRAARRALAALAPATQRQDAQKDEPSSSAIMAVLSSDEGPRVVRAPPVGAEEARAVLPPAPPPTASRRAAPPEQAVQAVQKCTIPLYAKILAWQISLSAETFTEQTEPETTPELVICEDLEGQLTQILVTTEAALGAHRVKTCLGLLTAARRGLDDTEILDMLAHDQLFRSEETYLPWAPASLFWPQLAALLAPWLRWDARGAARWRDAALAGAARDRYLADVEDTVRHTLVDYYEGVWFTENDPMMAGRLISQENKFSEECYNTRKLDELPFQHYHLSRDDPESFATRPYFTDLSWVHDKLAATDCGHFLEDIALVHVDPLPEHIEILKEVFENHSYALDYDHRQFYGLLRTTMEKRQREGIEIKSKIVHSWVEEIWEPPIPTFHPTNEDFWKVVESREKRDVSMVEGFDTKTYDLIVRFDTRGKFVATVSTEREEICVWDVEQCKLVRKITGVTQPINLVPIDECRCVVLCRRELRVYDLNQGKFLVSLKGVMNQKMPFYGLHDAKHLVALSRNRMYVNLMNIETGDCVTTFKAGEDRFLNSLLVSGDGRVLVCGDETQKPFPLLVWSLTSRKLLYDLRIPHHDFVTSKAAITYEGSYVCVVSRELDEPSPNFIVVYDLQSGTLFKKWKPGCDTAALAISSADGCVVSGLADTRILVWDLVTGNCRLTLRGHAAAPARLRLARAGAVLLSSDDAARDLSVRLWDLHTGKLIAVYTPPERITSCEVLLGGSVLALALENFKEILCVKLHGPPVEAVTQGRDAEYDARPYGDPALEGRTFDVRGSENC, from the exons ATGTTCGACGAATTGAACGAGCATCTCACGTTCTGCCAAAAGTCAGCGCAGAGCACCTCCAACCGCGAAATTACGCTCAACGAGCTCAAAAC ATACATCACAGGAGACAGCCAGGTTCCGCTGGCGTTGATCGGCGGGGCTGGTTGTGGAAAGGCCACACTTGTAGCCCGCGCTGCCACGCTAGCGCCCACCTGGCAACAGGATCTGGCTGTCATTATCAG ATTCGTGGGTCTGACGCCGCAGTCGAGCAGCTCGCACCAGCTGCTCAAGTCTATCGTGGACCAATGCCACGTGCTTCATGCGGGGACGCCCTACCGTGGTCGAAAC GACGTGGCGTCGCTGTCGGCGGCGCTGCCGAAGCTGCTGGCGGCGCTGGGCGCTGCCGCAGCACGCTGCTGGCCGTGGTGGCGCGGACGCGCTGCGCGGCGCGCGCTGGCTGCCCTCGCGCCTGCCACACAACGTCAAGATGCTC AAAAAGACGAGCCTTCAAGCTCAGCTATAATGGCGGTGCTGTCGTCCGACGAGGGCCCGCGGGTGGTGCGCGCGCCGCCGGTGGGCGCCGAGGAGGCCCGCGCCGTGCTGCCGCCTGCGCCGCCGCCTACAGCCAGtcggcgcgccgcgccgcccgaaCAAGCCGTGCAGGCTGTGCAGAAGTGCACCATACCGCTATACGCTAAG ATCCTCGCGTGGCAAATCTCGCTGTCAGCGGAAACCTTCACGGAACAGACGGAGCCGGAGACGACGCCGGAGCTGGTCATCTGCGAGGACCTGGAGGGCCAGCTGACGCAGATCCTGGTGACGACGGAGGCGGCGCTCGGCGCCCACCGGGTCAAGACCTGTCTGGGTCTGCTGACCGCCGCACGGAGGGGGCTGGATGACACCGAGATACTCGACATGCTCGCTCATGACCAGTTGTTTAGGAGCGAGGAGACTTACC TGCCGTGGGCGCCGGCGTCGCTGTTCTGGCCGCAGCTGGCGGCGCTGCTGGCGCCCTGGCTGCGCTGGgacgcgcgcggcgccgcgcgctgGAGGGACGCCGCGCTGGCCGGCGCCGCGCGGGACCGGTACCTCGCCGACGTCGAAGACACCGTGCGACACACGCTCGTCGACTACTACGAG GGAGTTTGGTTCACTGAGAACGATCCAATGATGGCTGGCCGTCTTATATCGCAGGAGAACAAATTCTCAGAAGAATG CTACAACACCCGCAAGCTCGACGAACTACCCTTCCAGCACTACCACTTGTCGCGGGACGACCCGGAGTCGTTCGCCACACGCCCTTACTTCACGGACCTGTCCTGGGTGCACGACAAGTTGGCTGCCACGGATTGCGGGCATTTCCTAGAAGATATCGCTTTGGTGCACGTGGATCCGCTGCCTGAACACATCGAGATACTTAAAGAG GTCTTCGAAAACCATTCTTACGCTCTAGACTACGACCACAGACAATTTTACGGCCTCCTCAGAACGACCATGGAGAAACGGCAGAGAGAGGGCATCGAAATCAAGTCCAAAATAGTCCATTCCTGGGTAGAAGAGATCTGGGAGCCCCCCATCCCTACTTTCCACCCAACCAATGAAGATTTCTGGAAAGTGGTGGAGAGTAGAGAGAAGAGGGACGTGTCTATGGTGGAAGGATTTGACACAAAGACGTATGATTTGATCGTGAGGTTCGATACGAGAGGGAAATTTGTAGCGACGGTGTCGACGGAACGTGAGGAGATCTGCGTTTGGGACGTTGAGCA ATGCAAGCTGGTCAGGAAGATAACGGGAGTCACGCAGCCCATCAACCTGGTCCCGATTGACGAGTGCCGCTGCGTGGTGCTGTGCCGCCGCGAACTGAGGGTTTACGACCTCAACCag GGCAAATTCCTGGTATCTCTCAAGGGTGTGATGAACCAAAAGATGCCGTTCTACGGCCTCCACGACGCCAAGCACTTGGTCGCGCTGTCCCGGAACCGAATGTACGTCAACCTGATGAACATCGAGACCGGAGACTGCGTGACCACCTTCAAGGCTGGGGAGGACAGGTTCCTCAACTCGCTACTGGTGTCTGGAGATGGAAG GGTGCTGGTGTGCGGCGACGAGACGCAGAAGCCGTTCCCGCTGCTGGTGTGGTCGCTGACCTCGCGCAAGCTGCTCTACGACCTCCGCATACCGCACCACGACTTCGTCACCTCCAAAGCTGCCATCACCTACGAAG GTTCGTACGTGTGCGTGGTATCCCGCGAGCTGGACGAGCCGAGCCCCAACTTCATAGTGGTGTACGACCTGCAGTCAGGCACGCTGTTCAAGAAGTGGAAGCCGGGCTGCGACACCGCCGCGCTCGCCATCAGCTCCGCCGACGGCTGCGTCGTCTCCGGCCTGGCCGACACCAGGATCCTGGTCTGGGACCTGGTCACTG GCAACTGCCGGCTGACGCTGCGCGGGcacgcggcggcgccggcgcggctGCGGCTGGCGCGCGCGGGCGCCGTGCTGCTCTCCAGCGACGACGCCGCCAGGGACCTCTCCGTGCGCCTCTGGGACCTGCACACCG GAAAACTAATAGCGGTATACACGCCTCCAGAGCGAATAACCTCCTGCGAGGTGTTATTAGGGGGCTCCGTCCTCGCGCTGGCCCTCGAGAACTTCAAAGAGATCCTCTGCGTGAAGCTGCACGGGCCCCCGGTGGAGGCCGTGACCCAGGGCCGGGACGCCGAGTACGACGCGCGGCCCTACGGGGACCCGGCGCTCGAGGGCCGGACCTTCGACGTCAGGGGCTCCGAGAACTGCTGA